Proteins found in one Oryza glaberrima chromosome 4, OglaRS2, whole genome shotgun sequence genomic segment:
- the LOC127770246 gene encoding MEIOTIC F-BOX protein MOF-like has translation MGEPHAGEDRGDDYLGTLPDCLLHKVMSFLPARQAVQTCVLSRRWRDLWRSMPCIDIDDDDFVGGASTATTGQLSRKVRWRQLMDFASNLLEFHDVHVIDFKPPFLERFRLHLAHSWTAPYIRAWKGTRLVECCILGGFRHRPAAADIAVGVGVPLFRLPWLPSVSTSRLKRLHLSGLVLDGCFGECICSSCPVLEAMELKSCSCEFNKIESATLKSLAIHGCRSCFLEGTTLAIKTPRLTSLLLRITVYYELRVRLVDRMNYLIEASIREKSYEPINFDNDLCKSLGALASVRNLKLSWSRSMVFILSSYYSP, from the coding sequence aTGGGCGAGCCGCACGCCGGCGAGGATCGCGGCGACGACTACCTGGGCACGCTGCCGGACTGCCTCCTCCACAAGGTCATGTCGTTCCTCCCGGCGCGGCAGGCAGTGCAGACGTGCGTGCtttcgcggcggtggcgcgacctGTGGCGCTCCATGCCCTGCATcgacatcgacgacgacgatttcGTCGGCGGCGCCAGTACGGCCACCACCGGACAGCTCAGCCGGAAAGTCAGGTGGAGGCAGCTGATGGATTTCGCCAGCAATCTACTCGAGTTCCACGACGTGCACGTGATCGACTTCAAGCCCCCGTTTCTTGAGAGGTTTCGTCTTCATCTCGCCCACTCTTGGACCGCACCATACATCCGCGCATGGAAGGGCACACGGCTGGTCGAGTGTTGCATCCTCGGCGGATTCCGGCAccgacccgccgccgctgacatcgccgtcggcgtcggcgtgccATTGTTCAGGCTGCCTTGGCTCCCATCTGTCTCTACCTCCCGACTAAAAAGATTGCATCTCTCCGGCCTAGTTCTGGACGGTTGCTTCGGTGAGTGCATCTGTTCATCCTGCCCAGTCTTGGAAGCCATGGAGCTCAAATCTTGCTCATGCGAATTCAACAAGATTGAATCTGCCACGCTGAAGAGTTTGGCCATCCATGGATGCAGAAGTTGCTTCCTGGAGGGTACTACATTGGCTATCAAGACGCCAAGGCTCACCTCCCTTCTCCTGAGAATTACAGTTTATTATGAACTTAGAGTACGCTTGGTCGATCGAATGAATTACTTGATCGAAGCATCGATCCGTGAGAAGTCCTACGAGCCGATTAACTTTGACAACGATCTATGCAAGTCACTTGGTGCCCTAGCCAGCGTCAGAAATCTCAAGTTATCGTGGTCTCGATCAATGGTATTTATATTATCCTCTTATTATAGTCCTTGA